In Oceaniferula flava, one genomic interval encodes:
- a CDS encoding dihydroneopterin aldolase, with protein sequence MLPQHSPDQVFIRGLVVSSYIGVPDAERANSQDLLVTLVMTPQPELLTPPLEDEITRTIDYHAVSIRVEEISMERPRKLIETLSEDIAAAVLAEFPVAAVTVEIEKFILPNTRCVGVVTTRYADAERGN encoded by the coding sequence ATGCTTCCCCAACATTCCCCCGATCAAGTATTCATCCGCGGCCTAGTGGTCAGCAGCTACATCGGAGTGCCCGATGCCGAGCGCGCCAACAGCCAGGACCTGCTGGTGACCCTCGTCATGACTCCTCAGCCAGAGCTGCTGACGCCGCCTCTGGAAGATGAAATCACACGCACCATCGATTACCACGCGGTGTCGATCCGGGTGGAGGAAATCTCCATGGAGCGACCACGCAAGCTGATCGAAACTCTCTCGGAAGACATCGCCGCAGCCGTGCTTGCTGAGTTTCCTGTCGCTGCAGTGACCGTGGAAATCGAAAAATTCATTCTGCCGAACACCCGCTGTGTGGGAGTCGTGACCACACGTTATGCGGATGCTGAGCGGGGGAATTGA
- a CDS encoding HAD family hydrolase encodes MKEKIHSFENWIFDWSGTLVDDLAMVLDATNHVLRHYGKEQITRDEFRLRFRLPYVGFYEEILPNIPLDELEDHFRVGFANSAASGVISPLLPHAMDFLQFLQSRNRRMFILSSMDAQAFEGHAEELAVAQYFESSYAGVLDKREQIHQLLETHQLDASKTVFLGDMTHDVDTARHGGVASIALLTGYQNEQQLLSSEPDWIANDLSVVRSVLESSTPSL; translated from the coding sequence ATGAAGGAAAAAATCCACAGCTTCGAGAACTGGATCTTTGATTGGTCCGGCACCTTGGTCGATGACCTCGCAATGGTCTTGGATGCCACCAACCACGTGCTCCGGCATTATGGCAAAGAGCAGATCACGCGCGACGAGTTTCGCCTGAGATTCCGCTTACCCTACGTCGGGTTCTACGAAGAGATCCTGCCGAACATCCCACTGGACGAGCTGGAGGATCATTTTCGGGTAGGATTTGCCAACTCGGCAGCCTCCGGAGTGATTTCGCCGCTGCTGCCACATGCCATGGATTTCCTGCAGTTCCTGCAAAGCCGAAACCGTCGCATGTTTATTCTCAGTTCGATGGATGCCCAAGCCTTCGAAGGCCATGCTGAAGAGCTGGCTGTGGCGCAGTATTTCGAATCATCCTATGCCGGCGTGCTGGATAAGCGTGAGCAGATTCACCAGCTGCTGGAAACCCACCAACTGGATGCCAGCAAAACGGTGTTCTTGGGTGACATGACGCATGACGTCGATACCGCCCGTCACGGTGGCGTGGCATCGATCGCGCTGTTGACCGGCTATCAGAACGAGCAGCAGCTGCTGAGCTCTGAGCCCGATTGGATTGCCAATGACTTGTCGGTAGTTCGATCTGTGTTAGAAAGTTCCACCCCTTCCCTCTAA
- a CDS encoding DUF721 domain-containing protein, producing MMAENRPRSKKGRGRTKGTDRIRARLLTEWRGGIDPPNPNRNIHEPAEYLDDLLKAVGLTDGVDEQRLKDAWSTVAGEFVSKHTVPESIQGGILVLRVVQPAMKFHLQQMSGKLLSNLHRELGKGTVKKIVFKIG from the coding sequence ATGATGGCGGAGAATAGACCCAGATCAAAAAAAGGTCGGGGCCGCACCAAGGGCACCGACCGCATCCGCGCCAGGCTCCTCACCGAGTGGCGCGGAGGCATTGATCCGCCGAATCCCAACAGAAACATCCACGAGCCGGCGGAATATCTGGATGATTTGCTCAAGGCGGTCGGACTGACCGACGGCGTTGATGAGCAGAGGTTGAAAGACGCCTGGAGCACGGTGGCGGGAGAATTTGTCTCTAAGCACACCGTGCCGGAGTCGATCCAGGGCGGCATCCTTGTGCTGCGTGTGGTGCAGCCGGCGATGAAATTTCACCTGCAACAAATGAGCGGCAAGCTGCTCTCTAACTTACACCGTGAGCTCGGCAAGGGCACGGTGAAGAAAATCGTTTTTAAAATCGGCTAA
- a CDS encoding sigma-70 family RNA polymerase sigma factor, which produces MARERKSVDPDAELVSRSQAGDTAAFDELVMRYSGKLYGLVYNMTSNKEDTHDLLQDIFAKAYRSLRRFRGKSTFYTWIYSIAVNMTLNYLKKRKRRAGFSFDDVDSGIQNDPAFIDQAHHANPRRQSNIHELQKKLNEAMAALSDDHRSVVTMFDIQGMPHAEISAILGVSEGTVRSRLYYAHKQLQGHLQEFTGRTHSPDQ; this is translated from the coding sequence ATGGCTAGAGAGAGAAAATCCGTCGACCCCGATGCCGAACTGGTCAGTCGGTCCCAAGCCGGTGACACCGCCGCCTTCGATGAGCTGGTGATGCGCTACAGCGGCAAGCTGTATGGCCTAGTCTATAACATGACCTCCAACAAAGAGGACACCCACGACCTCTTGCAGGATATTTTCGCCAAGGCCTACCGGTCGCTGCGCCGCTTCCGGGGGAAATCCACCTTCTACACCTGGATCTACTCGATCGCGGTGAACATGACGCTGAACTACCTCAAAAAGCGGAAAAGGAGGGCTGGCTTCAGCTTCGATGACGTTGATTCCGGCATCCAGAACGATCCGGCATTCATCGATCAAGCGCACCATGCCAACCCACGTCGGCAGTCGAATATCCATGAACTTCAAAAAAAATTGAACGAAGCCATGGCTGCGCTGTCTGATGATCATAGATCGGTGGTGACCATGTTCGATATCCAGGGCATGCCACACGCTGAAATCAGCGCGATCCTCGGCGTTTCCGAAGGGACCGTCAGATCTCGCCTCTACTACGCTCACAAACAACTCCAAGGACACCTTCAGGAATTCACCGGTCGGACGCACTCGCCCGATCAATAA
- a CDS encoding ferredoxin, with the protein MADKEDKNPENVGGTFYVDSQCIDCDLCRETAPNNFTREEDEGYSFVYKQPENDEEREQCVEAMDGCPVEAIGDDGGE; encoded by the coding sequence ATGGCCGATAAAGAAGATAAGAATCCCGAGAACGTAGGTGGCACTTTCTACGTTGATAGTCAGTGCATCGATTGCGACCTCTGTCGCGAAACCGCACCGAACAATTTCACCCGCGAAGAAGACGAGGGGTATTCCTTCGTCTACAAGCAGCCTGAAAACGACGAGGAGCGCGAGCAGTGCGTCGAGGCCATGGACGGTTGTCCGGTCGAGGCCATTGGCGATGATGGCGGAGAATAG